A stretch of DNA from Mesomycoplasma lagogenitalium:
AACAACTCCTGGTAATTGATGTTATATGTTTTTTTAAATGCTACAATTATAAAATTTAAATCATCGTTAAAACTGATTAATTTTCTATTACTTTTTTTTTATTTTCTTGGTCGCTTATTTTTTTAATTTGTTCGCTACCGACTGTTCTATCTAGTCAAACTAACACAATCTCTTTTAAAATTTTTTGACTATTTTTTAAAGTTAATTTTTTAATAACATTATTATGAAAATCCTCCGCCCTATCGTTTAAAAATATGGATAAAAATTCAAGTGTTTTATCTGCTTTAATATCTTCAAAGTCGGGATTATCTTTTTGAAATTGCTCAAATTTTAGAACTGACTGGAAACTTTGATCTAATTCATAAGTCAAATTATTAAACTCTAGAGTTACTTTATCTTCCAATTCAATTAATTCATTTAATTTTATTGTTGCCATAGTTTAATTATCCTGTGTACTCACGATCTTCATAAACCCAAGTATAATCTTGAGGGGCGATATCAAGTTTCATTTTGGTGATTTCGGTAGGTTTTCCGCTAGGAATACCGTCATTAAATTTAATCATACATTTACCCATTATAATTGCGTACTTATTATCCTCGCGGTTAATTGCATGTAATTCTAATCGCATATATTGGTTATTTAAATCGTCAGCAGACGAAACAAATAAATCGAATAAATATCTATGAGAAGGAAGTGAAAGGGTTAGATCTACTTCAATGCTTAACGATTGTTCTTTACCCACTACCCTGCTTGTTGTTTCTCCTTTATTATGGTAATACTCTCGCTTTTCAATTTTATGAGAGGTATTATTATGCAAATCAGTCATAAACTTAATTTCCTGAAAGTTTTTTTCCGCTTCTGTTGAACCATTCGGATTCATTGCTATAAAAATTTTATTGTGTGCGTTTGTTTTAAACATTTAGTTCCTTTCCTTCAAGCAGTAATTCAATTTTAAAATTATAGGTTTGACTGTCTAAGTTAAACGAGGGAGATTCTGCTTGAATTCTATCTGAATAATCTCGCCCCTTTTCACAAATTACCCCGTTTATTGATTTTAATCTGATTCACCAGTCATCAAGTTCGCTAATTTTTTGAACTTCTTTTATTATTTTTTTAAACATTTCTAATTGTAGCCCGTGATTATTTTTATTGCTGATTAAATGGGTGCTAAATTGAACACGTTTAAAATTATCGTCCAAATATAGATCGAAACTTTTGGCAGGTTCTAAAATGAACAACATTGCATCGTTATAGTTTCCGTTATCTTCTACAACTTGAAACCAAAAGTGGGGCAGTAATTTGATTTTATTTTTTAAATATTGATAAATATTTAAAGCGATTTTGTTTTCTTTTGTCATTCTTTAAACTCCTTCAACTATTTTTTTTAATATGATATTATTGCCAAAATCATTCAAAAAATTATTTAGATTACGATAGACATTTTCTTTCGCTTTTCACACTCCATCATGTAAAGCAGATGATTTAGAGTATTTAAATTTAATTACATGATTATTTTTTGAACTTGCAAGTCTTGAGCCTTTAATTACAGGGTAATACTCGTCGTTTATTCTGTGTTTTCTAGATGTAGGCGACCCTTTAGGAAATACTCCAACCCAATAAATAATCGAAAGTATTTTTTTATTTGATTTGCTTTTAATTCGCATTGCTTTTTGAAGTGGTTCTCTTCCTGATTTTCTTTTATAGTTTTGATTAAAATTCCCGTCGGGTGTGTATTGTTTTGCAAGTGTTAAAATTGGGTTAATTCAATTTTGCCGAATATATTTATTCGATTCCTTACTATGTAGGGCATTAAGCAAGTTGCTTTTACCACCGAGTTTTTTTTCAAAATAATTAAAAACTGCCTCAATGTCGCTTTTATCTACTTCAAGTGTCGGATCCATTTAGTTCCCCCTCCTTCTTATTGGTGCTTCTGCATGAACGAATTTTTCCGCTTCCTGCGGGGATCTTAGTCGCACGGTGCAGTGTTTATAGTGTGCTATATTTTCGTAATTTGGTAATTGTGGCAAGTTGTCTAATCATTCTAATATTTTGCCTTTAATCGCCTGACTATTTGGCTCAATTTCATCAGCTCCGTAGTTTCTGCCTAGGTCAATTCTGAATCAACTGTTAGGACGATTGTCAAAAGTTGAGTTTCCTGTAAAAGTTTCCCTAAAGTTAGCATATGTCAACCTATAGCCGCTATCTTTTATTATTGTGTATAAATCTTCAATAAACTGAACTTTATTTTCTCCCGTTCTTTTAATTTGTGCTATATATGCTTTTAAAAGAAGTTCTGAAATATTAATTGCGAAACTCTTTTCAATGTTTTGATTGTCATTACTTCATTGAATTTGTGGGATTTTTTTAATTCTAATTAAATCAATTTCCTTATACATATCATAACAACTACCTAAATCCACCGCAAAACTATTTACCACCTTAATGATTTCGTTTTTTAGTTGAGCGGAATCAAAACCGTCGCCCTTATCGCCCTTTTCTCCTTTTTCCCCTCTTTCTCCTTGTTCTCCCTTGTCCCCTTTTTCTCCTTTAATTGAATTTAAAAAATTCTCTTCTGTTAGTTTGTTTGATAAATTTGATAAATCAACTTTAACAGTTTCTAACTCCTGCTTGTTTTCTTCAATTTCATTTAAAAGGTCGGGAACTTTATTTTCGACAACAATTATTTTATTATTTACCTCGTTTTTAAAATTGTTAAAAGTATCAATATTTAAATAATTATCGTGATTTAAATTAATATTGTCTAACTGACTTTCTGTTAAATTATTTTGCTTTAAATTTATTTGTTTTAATAATTTAGGTTCAACATTTTTTAATTTTTCTACTTCCTGATTAATAACTTTAATATTTTTATTAAATTCATTCGTTAAGTTGTTTTTTATTGTGTTTAAATTATCATTTGTTGCAAAGTCATTGTGGTTCATTTGTAAATTATTTAATTGATTTTCATTTAAACTATTTTGTTTTAAATTTAAAAGATTGTTAAAATTTTGCTCCATTTGATTTTTTTCATTATTAAATTGATCAATTGTTAAAAAATTAGTGACATTTTTTTCAACCTCTTTTAACTCTTCAACATTTTTTAAATAGTTTGCAAGTTGTTGGTTGTCTTGTAAATTACTTAAAAAAACTGCTTCTATTTTTTGTTCTTGAATATTGAATTGGTCAACATCAACCGAAACAATGTTAAAAATTTTATTAGCTCGAATAATAAGATCATTAATTTCAACACTTCAAACAGTTTTTAAAATTTTAATGCTGATTTTTTCACTTTCCACCCTTGAGGTTGAATCTGTGCTCAAATCTTTTGCCCGCATAATTGAGCCGTAAATTAATTTGTGGTAATAAAAAGTTGAAAGATTTAAGCCGTGGCTATTTTCTTGCTTAACTTTTACAATTAAAAAGGGTTCTTTATAATTGCGACTATTGATTCTGTTATTTCTTGCCATAGTTGATCCTGTCTCCTAGTATTCTGAATATCATACGGCTGTCAATTAAGCCACTTGTTTCCATGTTTATGTCGGGATTTGAAACATAAATCGCAGCAAGGTGCAAGGTGGCTAATTTAGTTTTTAAATCTTGGCTCCATTTGTGAAGTTCGGGGACTTCTTCACTTTCATTTAACTCAAGTTCGTAGTATTGTGTTCAAATGTTCTTCCTTGCTATTTCAATATAGTCAAGTAATAACTCATCCCGCTCGTTGTCTGCAATTGCTAAATTACTTTTTAATTGTTCTAGCCACTCAAAAATTGTTTCGCTTAAAAACATTTTTAAATTTTCTAAAATATTAAAAAAGAAGTAAAACTTTTTTATTTTACTTCAATAAAACGGCTATTAACATGCGGGTCAATTAATTTAACTTCGCCACGAGTGGAAACATAGGTGTTTGTAATATCTCTCGACATATCTTTATAAGGGTCGGTTGCAACTGTTAAAGTTAAACCGTAAGCAACGATCGATTGTCTGTCGAAAATAACTGCAAGTTTTTTACCACTTTCAATTGTTGAATCTGGATAAGAATCTGAAGTAATAATTTCTACACCTCTGTAAGCTGTTTTGCTTTTATCAGTATAATACAAGTTAATAAATCCCGGGTTTCTTTGTCCCTTTACAAATTCTCGTGTTAAATGGTTTAATGTATCTGGGTGCATAACAATAACGAAACGAGAAGTTATATCGGTCCCGTATCTTGACTTTGTATTTTCAATTAATTTATTAATGTCATCAAAATCAAATTTACCTGTTTCAGCTGTTAAGATTTTTGCCTCTTGTGTTAGACCGCCCTCATATGATCCGTTTGTAGGCATAGGAGTATCCGCGTGTTGGAATAAACTTTTATAAAATCTGTTTCGTATTCCCTTGTAAATCGATTCTTTAGCATCTTGGATCTGTTTGTCTCAAAGTTCTGGCCCTCTTGTTAAAGCATTGTTTTGTGATGAGACGGTAGATCATCTAATTGGCGATAAACCAACTGTAAAAGTTTGATTGTGCAATGGTGTTGATTCCGCTCCTTCGGCTATTGGTTCGATCGCTGACTGAGAACCTATAAAGACCGCCTTTCTAACAAAATTTAAACCCTCAAGCGGATGTCTTTGGGCTAATTGATTTAATTCAGGAAATACAATGTTTCACTCTGAAATTATTCCAGGCATATCTAGTGTTTCAACTAAAGCTAAACCTTTTAAGTCAGTCGTTCCGTCTAAACTCCTTTTATTAAGATCTATTTTTACAGGGCACGCTAGTTTAGTTTCTATAACTCTAACATCATCTAAATAAGACAATTGAGAATTGAAGAATCTTACTTGTTCCCTTTGTGATAATTTTACTCCCTCTTTTGCTTTCTTTCTTAAATTTATAAAATCATTTTCAAAATTTTCCGAACTTTCTTCAGCTTGTTTAATTATTTTTAATTTTTCGTCCATATTTTGGACCTCCTTTTCTAATTTGATAACTCTGTGTTCTTGATTGGTTTCTAGTAATTGTTTAAATTCTTCAATTAATTTATTTAATTCAGACAAATCAAGATTTTTAACTTCCTTATTTTCTTTTTGTTCTTCTTGTTGTTCATTTTCTTGGTCTTCTGACTTTTCTTTATTTGGTTTATTTTCTTCCTCTTCTTTTTTATATTTCTCCATTTTTTCGCCCTCCTCTTCGTTTTTAATAAGTTGTAAAATATCTGGGGTTATTTTATCGCTATTTTTATCATAAACCCGACATCTATCTTGCGGATAAAAACCAGCATAAACGGGGTCGATGCTTATCAATTCGGCTTCTGTGTAAATGAACTCATAATCTAGATTTTTATCGTTTTTTATTTCTCTGGTTTCAAGTCCATTTTTACCCGTTTTAAATATAAAGGAATTACTTTCTATAACTCCTTGCTCGATTAAATCGGCAACCCTTTTTAATTGTTTGTCATTTTCATTTACCTCAATGGTAGCGACAATTTTTTCACCCTCTTTTATAACTTTCATACTTTTATTTTTGGTGCTTGCTAAAAGGTGCTCTATTGACATTTTATGATCCAAATATGAGCTTATTGATTGCTCTTCAATTGGTTTATATTTATCAAAAGCATCGATCGCAATTTTCTCCCTGTATTTAAATCCATTCGATTCATAGATAGGGCTTCAACTATTTAATTGAATTGTTAATTCTATGTGTCTTTTTTTCTCTTCGGGTTTATAAATTTTTAAATTATTAGCCGAAAAGTAAAACAACTTATCCATCATCACCTCCCTTTTTTATAGTTTCATTTTCATCGGTTGAATAAACTTCATTACTCCCCTTTTTATCTTGGTCATTACTTTGATTTAAAAACTGATTGTTAATTGCTGTAATCGGTATTAATGTGGAATTAATTAGAAGTTTATCGCCGTCGGGATGTTTATCTAAACCAATTAAAGCCCTTATTTCGTTAGCAGTCGCATAACCGTTATTAATAGCACTAGAAGCAAACTCTTGAATTGTTTTAATGTCCAGTTTTAGCAAGTCCAAGGGTTTGAATGTTATTTCTTCATTTTCATTTTTTAAAAGTGAGAAACTTAACTTTTGACAAATATTTATTAAAATCGGTTTTAAAGCATTATCGACATAGTCCTTATTTAATTCAGCTGATGAATTGTATTTATTGGGGTCATCAATTCCCAACTTGCTCGGTGGTATGCCTAAACTTGCAGCAAATTCTCTCCCTATGCTGTTTCTGGTTTGAAAATCGATTCGCATGTTAACAATATCGGAGGCCTTTCCCAAATCTCACTTGTCATCTAATACAACAGCAAAGGAACCGCTTCGCTTATGGTTTTCGATCATTTCCTTAAGTGCTAGATTTGCTTGCTCTCGTTGTTGCTTATTGGTAGTGTCTTTGATTTTTATAAAAGCACTGTAAGAAATATCGTTTTTTATTGCATTCATCATTGCCAGTTCGTTTTCTTTTATCTTGGAGATTGTAGATTGAAACAGTGAACGAATGTTAACATTATCAAAGCCCTTTACTTGCTCAAATTCTATTCAAATGATTTCAAAATCATTAAATTTTAAAAGTTCTTTTCCATTCCGCTTTAAAATGTAAAAAAGTTTGCCACTTTCTTCAACTTTATAAATATAATTGGGGTAAATTGGTGCTAATTCTTCAACCTCTCCGTTTTCGTTAAATATCTTATAAATGGGAGCAACTCCGTAGATTAATAAATTCCATATAATAATTTTTTTAAATTCTCACGGTGTTAAATTATCATTAATTTTTTTATTTAATAACTTAGAAATCGGCGAGTTTAAAATTGTTTCCCCCTCTTCGTTTTCGTTGTATTTAATATGCCTAAAATTAACCTTACCTATATCATTCGCTATTAATTGAAAAGCACGAACACACAAACCAAAAGTCAAAAACTCGTGCTCACTTAATGTTCTAATTGTAGAACTTGAAAAATTAAAATTTAACGGAATGTTAAAATCTTGATAATTGTGATTATTATCAATTTTTTTTAATTTAAAAAAGTTTTTGATTTTGTCTTTTAAAGTCATTAACCACCTTTAAATTAAATTGTGGTTTTGTTCTTGTAAAAGTTTTTTCCTCTTTGTCTTGTTTGTTATTTATTAATTGTTATATGTCTAAATTATACCATATTTACTTGATTATATCAAAAAAACCGCTTTGCTCAATACTTTCGTAATTATGTCTTTCGCTCAGAGTGTTTAAAAGTGCCATAAAGCCGTCAATTCTAGAATTTTCAGAGATTTTTTTAATAAAAAAGGTTTGGTTTGCACTATTTGTTTGTTTTGTTTCAATATTTAAAATGTGATTAATTAACATTTGATTATTATCAAGTATATAAATTTTTTTATTTTTTAGTTTTATATCAAAAAGTTGAAAAGCAGGGTTCAATCAAACTCCTTGCTTAACTTGCTTTACCTCGTCTTCGTAAAAAATATTATTTTTTAAAAAATGCTCTTTAATCGGGAAAAATCTTCAGGGGTCGTATAAAAGTGCACTAATGTTATAAAGTTGTTTTCACTCTTTGACTTTGTCAGTAATTAAATAATAATCCACTACCTTACCTTTTGAAATTGTTAGATAGCCATTTTTAACTCACTCCCTGTATCGTGCTCCGTCGCTTATCTCTTTTTTGGCTATCGCATTTTCAGGGATAAAAAAATGGGCTTTAAATACTTGAATATTATCGCCCTCATCGGTTGGAATTTCTCAATTCATGACAATGGCGGTCGTATCGTTGGTGCTCGATAAATCCACTCCAATAATACCCGTTAAATTTTTTAAATCGTTATTTTGTAAATAATTTTCAATAAAATTTTTATTTGCTTTTTGACTGGCTTCTATTTCGTCAAAATTAAAATAAGCAAAAGCAGAAGAAACTCAAATTCCCAACCGCTTGGCTTTGAATTCTGCTTCAGCAACCGAAGAGGTAATAGCCGCTAACTCTT
This window harbors:
- a CDS encoding collagen-like protein, whose translation is MARNNRINSRNYKEPFLIVKVKQENSHGLNLSTFYYHKLIYGSIMRAKDLSTDSTSRVESEKISIKILKTVWSVEINDLIIRANKIFNIVSVDVDQFNIQEQKIEAVFLSNLQDNQQLANYLKNVEELKEVEKNVTNFLTIDQFNNEKNQMEQNFNNLLNLKQNSLNENQLNNLQMNHNDFATNDNLNTIKNNLTNEFNKNIKVINQEVEKLKNVEPKLLKQINLKQNNLTESQLDNINLNHDNYLNIDTFNNFKNEVNNKIIVVENKVPDLLNEIEENKQELETVKVDLSNLSNKLTEENFLNSIKGEKGDKGEQGERGEKGEKGDKGDGFDSAQLKNEIIKVVNSFAVDLGSCYDMYKEIDLIRIKKIPQIQWSNDNQNIEKSFAINISELLLKAYIAQIKRTGENKVQFIEDLYTIIKDSGYRLTYANFRETFTGNSTFDNRPNSWFRIDLGRNYGADEIEPNSQAIKGKILEWLDNLPQLPNYENIAHYKHCTVRLRSPQEAEKFVHAEAPIRRRGN
- a CDS encoding phage head-tail connector protein, which translates into the protein MFLSETIFEWLEQLKSNLAIADNERDELLLDYIEIARKNIWTQYYELELNESEEVPELHKWSQDLKTKLATLHLAAIYVSNPDINMETSGLIDSRMIFRILGDRINYGKK
- a CDS encoding HK97 family phage prohead protease is translated as MDKLFYFSANNLKIYKPEEKKRHIELTIQLNSWSPIYESNGFKYREKIAIDAFDKYKPIEEQSISSYLDHKMSIEHLLASTKNKSMKVIKEGEKIVATIEVNENDKQLKRVADLIEQGVIESNSFIFKTGKNGLETREIKNDKNLDYEFIYTEAELISIDPVYAGFYPQDRCRVYDKNSDKITPDILQLIKNEEEGEKMEKYKKEEEENKPNKEKSEDQENEQQEEQKENKEVKNLDLSELNKLIEEFKQLLETNQEHRVIKLEKEVQNMDEKLKIIKQAEESSENFENDFINLRKKAKEGVKLSQREQVRFFNSQLSYLDDVRVIETKLACPVKIDLNKRSLDGTTDLKGLALVETLDMPGIISEWNIVFPELNQLAQRHPLEGLNFVRKAVFIGSQSAIEPIAEGAESTPLHNQTFTVGLSPIRWSTVSSQNNALTRGPELWDKQIQDAKESIYKGIRNRFYKSLFQHADTPMPTNGSYEGGLTQEAKILTAETGKFDFDDINKLIENTKSRYGTDITSRFVIVMHPDTLNHLTREFVKGQRNPGFINLYYTDKSKTAYRGVEIITSDSYPDSTIESGKKLAVIFDRQSIVAYGLTLTVATDPYKDMSRDITNTYVSTRGEVKLIDPHVNSRFIEVK
- a CDS encoding phage portal protein — translated: MTLKDKIKNFFKLKKIDNNHNYQDFNIPLNFNFSSSTIRTLSEHEFLTFGLCVRAFQLIANDIGKVNFRHIKYNENEEGETILNSPISKLLNKKINDNLTPWEFKKIIIWNLLIYGVAPIYKIFNENGEVEELAPIYPNYIYKVEESGKLFYILKRNGKELLKFNDFEIIWIEFEQVKGFDNVNIRSLFQSTISKIKENELAMMNAIKNDISYSAFIKIKDTTNKQQREQANLALKEMIENHKRSGSFAVVLDDKWDLGKASDIVNMRIDFQTRNSIGREFAASLGIPPSKLGIDDPNKYNSSAELNKDYVDNALKPILINICQKLSFSLLKNENEEITFKPLDLLKLDIKTIQEFASSAINNGYATANEIRALIGLDKHPDGDKLLINSTLIPITAINNQFLNQSNDQDKKGSNEVYSTDENETIKKGGDDG